The region ATTTACTGCTCGCTCCTGGTGAAAAATTATCCTTTAACAGTTTGCTGGGACCAGTCACTGTAAAAGCAGGCTGGAAAGAAGAATTAGTAATTAAAGAAGGCGGCAAGAAAACTGTACCCGAAGCTGGTGGCGGCTTGTGCCAAGTATCTACCACTATGTATCGTGCTTTGATCGAATCTGGTCTTAAAGTACTTGAGCGTCGTGCCCATAGTTACTTGGTTTCCTATTATGTCGGTGAAGATGATCCCAGATCGGGAATTGATGCCACTATCTACCCAGGTTCTCAAGATTTAGTGTTCGTGAATGACACAGCTAATTATATGCTGATCCAAACTGATACTAGTGGGGTGGACGCCTATGTGCGTATTTATGGTACTCATGATGGTAGAAAAGTTACTTTAGATGGGCCGTTTAAGTCAGGCTGGGTAAGTCCAGGTGGTCCTATTTTAGTACCTACTGCTGATTTGCCAGCAGGAAAAGTAAAAATTACCAAAGCTGCTCACAATGGCCGCACAGTAAGATGGACACAAAATATTACCCGCCCCGATGGTACGGTTGAGACTCATGATATTGTGTCGGTATATAAGGCAATACCAGCCGAAGGTCTAGTGGGCTCAGCTTCTGCTGTTGCTTTCTCAGATCCGAGCTCGGTATCTCTTTAATGCAGAAGTGATAGTAAGCTTGCATCAAGCATTGATCCCAGCTGCGGTGCTAACCAACTGATGCTAATGATGGTGGCTGCCATCAACAGCATCGGAATTACCATGTATTTAAAACGAAATGGTAATCGTTTACTTTGTCCGGGATTAGTTAACTCTTGGAAAAAGTAATCTTTCGCACTTAAGTGGCCACTACCTTTACGCAAATAGTGCAAAGTTTTCCTCAAACAACGGAGCAACTCTTTGATTTCATACTTCTCTAGGATTTCTTGCTCAATAGTTTCTAAATCGATTTCCCATTTAATCAAACTCTGTTCGATACGCATCAAATCGATATCCTCTTTGCGTAACGGCTCTTTATGCATGCAATTAGTATTGCTACAGTAATAAGCATATCGTTCTTTCTGCTTTTCCCAGAAAGTAGTAGTGTTTTCCCGTACTGACATAGTATTGCCGCAGCGAGGACAATCAACTGTTTCTTTCACTGCCTCAGGCATGTCTTTATGTAGCAATAGCATCTGTTTTTGTATCGTTACATGTATTATTGTGAAACAAATACAATAACATGTCAATACTCTACTTTGCTTTAAGTGCTAATTCTCCACTGATACTAGCTCTTCTACTGCCCATTGGGCATGTTCCTTGATAAGAAGAGACGAATCATTAATTAATGCTTTTAAGTAGGGAAGCAGGCTAGCATCCTTTAAGTTGCCGGCAACGATGCATGCATTTCGAATCAGTCCTGTTCTTTTGGCTCTCAAAAAAGGGGTATTAGCAAAAAATGATTTAAACTCTTCGTCTGTGGCAATAGATAAGATTCTTTTTAAAAAGTCCAAAGAGCCCAAGTATGCAGTATTCGTTAAATCAGGCTGGATGCTGATATCCTGCCATTGTGCGGGGCTATAGGCCTTGGCGCGGCTATTGTGCGGACATACTTCCTGGCACAAATCACAGCCAAAGAGCCATGTCCCTATTTTTTTTCGCAAATTCACCGGGATACTACCTTTATATTCAATAGTTAAATATGAAATACACAGATTACTATCCAAATCATAATTGTCTTTGAGAGCACCTGTGGGACAGATATCAAGACAACGTCGGCAACTGCCACAACTACCATGCTTCTCTGCTGGTTCAGGCACCAAATCTAAGGTAGTAATGATTTCACCCAATACTACCCAGGAGCCAAATTCTTTGGTGATAAGCAAGGTGTTTTTGCCAATAAAACCCATTGATGCTTGCGCTGCATAAGGTCTTTCCATCAAAGGACCATAATCAACATAAAACTTAGCTTCGATACTAGAGAAGTGCTCTGTTAACTTTTTTTGTAGTTCTTGCAACTTTTTCTCAAACACTGTGTGATAGTCTGGCTTTGCTTTGGCATAGCGAGCTACTTTAATCATATCAGGGCTATCTTGATAGTAATTTAAGGCTACTAGGATAATACTTTTGGCTCCAGGAAGAATTTTGTCTGGATCAGTACGTTTCGCAGGATCACGGCTCAGGTAGTGCATTTCTCCATGGTGGTTTTTCTCTAGCCATTGTAAATATGCGATCTTTTCTGCTGCTAATTTCTGAGCAGTGGCTACCTTTACTAATTGGAAGCCTTGGTCTTTGGCTAATTGATAAATAAGCGAAAGGGGAGTCATAAAGCAGTTATTCGATTCATTCTTTGGCTATGATATAATAAAAAGATAGCTTTTGTGTATGTCTTTGGATCAAATCCCTTTCAAATTAGGCAAAGCTCCTGCGGCTTGTGCCCCAACACCCGTCGCATCTTCCGTACGTCGTGAACATGTCGATGCCGTTAAATTGGCCATCAAACCAGTGTTGGCTGGCGAGGATACAACTGAAACTGTGGAAAAGTTGCGCTTAAGAAAAACACAATTAGCACAAATACAGCTTTGGTTGGAAAACGTATATGCTACTCAAGAAAGATTGGATTTAGAAGTAGTATATAATCGGGTGCGAGCCTATGCCACTGCTGTAGATGAAATAGATTGTCGGACATTAGTCCGGAACTTCAATTTATTGCGAAAAAGTGTAACCCTTCAACATGCTTTATTGGTTGGTGGCGAAGATCTGCTAGATGAAGAAACTGGTCGCAAGACAAGATTTTACAAATTAGCGCTAATTGCAGGAGGTGGTTTGGGAATGCTGGTCGATGGCTATTTGCTAAAAGGAAATGTTCTGATCCCTGCTGTTCTTAAAGCAGCGCGTCAGGATCCTTTGCCACTTGTTTCTGATCCCAGCTTTACTGAGGCTCGTCGTAATCGTCAAGCAATTCGTGATGCTCATGCAGCTGAGATAGTAAATGCTAGACGTATTTTAGCTAAGCCAATGAAAAACCTGGCTAAGCCACTATTAATTACTGAGGCTGATAGTAGTGGGCAGTCACAAGTGGTTTATGAGAGAATCTCTGATAAACAGAATAGGTCACGTAATTATGCGATAATTGCTGTTGATCCTACTATTCCGCCATCAGCAAAGTTACACGGTTTTTCTTATGCTCTAGATGGTCTCCATGCCATGCACATTGAGGGCAGGGTGCATGGTGACTTCAAGGAGCATAATGCTGTTATGGATGAAAATGAGCAGGCGGTTGTGATTGATTTCGGTAGCGTCCTTTTCCCTGATGAAGAAATCACTTTTGAGGAAGGAATAATTCCTCAAGACTTGAAGCTACGGAAGGTGATAAATACCTCTAAGGGGAAGCGTTCAATCGCTATACCAACGACACCAAGATATTATGATAATCAACTAACCCGGAGACTATACCTGCAAAACAAATCATTAACACTTGCTGATCGTTATGCAGTTGCCCAAGCCTTGCATAGTATTTTGGCTGCTGCCGGTATAATTAATAGTGCTAAAGCAGAATTATTCACTAATACGAAACTACAAAGTAAATTAAGTGGTGATTTAAGCGGATACCCCCCACCGGCTCTGCTAGCGATTACAGAATTAATGAGTGAGCTGGCGGATGTTGATGCTGCTATACAAAGGCCGCTCAATGTGATTGCCGAGGAATTGCGTACCCTAGCTAAATGTCTAGAAAACGAATTAGATCCTTTGTACGCTCAGGCTTTTGGCATTTTAGCATAATTGAATTATATTTTTACTAGTTTATCTATGTCTATGTCTGATCTTGATGGGATGCACTTATTATCTGCTGTTGAAGAAGTAAATCGTGCTGTTGAAGAGGCCGTGGTAGCAACTAGGGATAAACCAGATGCCCATATCAAAGCGTTAGATATTGATACCTATAGAGCTGCCATAGATGCTTTTCCTAAGACAGCAATAAGTATTGAAGGCTTTAGTCGATTTTTAGCTGAAATGCTGACAGGGATTGATATCAGCGCTACATATCCTATTGGCACTGATGTGTTATTGGTCATTTTACCATGTAATATCAATGGCCTGGCTTTGAATGAGGCAGAAATCAGAAGTAATGCGCATATACACTTGGTGAGTGTGAATGCCGTTACGCGTCGTACAGTATTCAAAAATGCTCATGTGGCTGTTTTGCCTATGGTCATATGGGATGCTTGTTGCTTTAGAGTCAGTAGACCGGATATTGATGACTTCCGTAAACAGGCAATGACTGCTTACCATGCTTGGTTACAGCTCATCGAAGTAAGGTCACCCGCTTAGTAGTAGGTGCCTATATTAATAAATACAAAAAAGCCACCTTTGCAGATGACTTTTTGTTTTTGTGTGCCTCTCCTGTCCTATCAGTAATGTAATCATATATTACTGAGACGAGGAGTATGATTTTGTTTATGATGTGAAACTATTGACTCTTTGTTTACATCAATTCTCTACCGCTCTTTGGTGTGTTAGGGTCTCTACCATGACCGTTCCCATCGCTAGTGTAAGTCGAAGACAAACCTTTTGATGAGCATTATAGGTGGGCGGCTCTTAGTCTTGAACCATATTCGAGCAGTAGAGAAAAGGAAATATTCTCAGGGAAGAAAATACTTTCTTCTCTCTACTGAGTGTGTTGTTGATGTTAAAGTTCTATTTTTGTGTACTTTTGGGGGCTTATGGCCTAGGGGCGATGAGCGCCCCAAGCGTACTTTTGTGTTTGTTTTGCCCTAAGTAAATGTACATATCTATTTT is a window of Candidatus Abawacabacteria bacterium DNA encoding:
- the queG gene encoding tRNA epoxyqueuosine(34) reductase QueG, which codes for MTPLSLIYQLAKDQGFQLVKVATAQKLAAEKIAYLQWLEKNHHGEMHYLSRDPAKRTDPDKILPGAKSIILVALNYYQDSPDMIKVARYAKAKPDYHTVFEKKLQELQKKLTEHFSSIEAKFYVDYGPLMERPYAAQASMGFIGKNTLLITKEFGSWVVLGEIITTLDLVPEPAEKHGSCGSCRRCLDICPTGALKDNYDLDSNLCISYLTIEYKGSIPVNLRKKIGTWLFGCDLCQEVCPHNSRAKAYSPAQWQDISIQPDLTNTAYLGSLDFLKRILSIATDEEFKSFFANTPFLRAKRTGLIRNACIVAGNLKDASLLPYLKALINDSSLLIKEHAQWAVEELVSVEN